The genomic DNA AATTTTCTGAGTATTTGAAACGGATTAAGTTTAATAATCCCTCTTTTCCAGTCATAAGCAATTGTGAACCTTCGCTTTGCAGCGATCCAAACGAGCTTAAAATTAGATTAGAAAAGCAAATGTGTAATGGTGTTAGGTGGCGAGAAACTATGGACTTAATGGCAAACAAAAGTGATCTTCATATTGTTGAAATTGGCCCTTCTAATGTACTTAGCGGTTTAGCAAAAAGACATCTTAAAGATGTAAAAATTTCTCAAGTTTCATTTTCTGATCAAATATCTTATTAATTCATATGAAGAATGATATTTTTCAAAAATTAATCTATCAATTAGTTAGCAAGCTTTTTGTATTACCAATTTACAAATTTGTATTTAAAGGTCATTTAATAGGTAGAGACAACATTCCGCAAAAAGATTCTTTTATAATGGTTTCTAATCATGGTTCTTTACTTGATCCTCCTTTGTTAGGCCATGCCCTTGGACGTAATATATCTTTTATGGCTAAGGCAGAGCTTTTTGATATTCCTTTTCTTGGCTTTATTATCAAGGCTTGTGGAGCATATCCTGTAAAAAGAGGAATTGCTGATAAAAATACTATTAAAACAGCATGTAAAAAATTATCAAATGATAATTGTATTGGAATTTTTATTGATGGCACGCGTCAAAAAAATGGTCGAGTTAATAAGCCCAAACAAGGTGCAGCATTATTAGCTTTTAAAAATCAAAAATTATTATTGCCTGTTGCAATAGTTAATTCACATAAACTAATAAGATTTAAATTTTTTATTCCTTTATTTACAAAAATAGTTATTAAGGTGGCAAAACCTGTCCAACCTCCACAAAGTTCATCAAGAGATGATCTAAATTCTGTAACAATTCAACTTCAAGATCAAATTAATAATTTGATTGGATGAATACTTAGTTAATAGGAGAAATAGGGTAAAGCGGTAAAACTTTTTGCCAAGAATTTACATTTGTATTTAATAAACCTTTATTTGATAAATCTAATAGTTCTTTTAAATCTTTTTTATCATCATAAATAGCCTCAAAAAACAGTTCTTTACTTTCAAGCTCTTTAACAACTTTTGGTAAAACAGTTTCTCGAATGACTAGATCGGAGGAGGTTTTTTTGTTATGACAAATATCATATTTACCTGCAATAAAACCCTTTCGTTTTAATTTTTTGTAAATCCAGAATGATTGTTTTTTTGTAAAGATATTATTTTTTGATGCAATTCTTTTTGCCATTATTTCAAATGAACTAAAACTGTCTAGAGGACAATTTATTTGTTGTGAGATAGTTCTTGCTAAAACTACAATAAGTCGTGAAGCATTAAAATTTGCTGGCCCTAGGCTGACAGATACCTTATTTACTTTTTGTAATTTTTCTTGAGAAATGAATTTGTTAAGATCATGAACTAAATTGTTGCAAAGGTCATTATCAAATTTCTTGATAAATAATTCATCAGATTCAAGGTTATTATTTTTTCTATACCCAAAGCCAAAAGAATTGTCTGTGCTATGAATCACTAATGTAATGTAATTTTCTTTTTGGTTGAGTTGATTTGTCATCTATTACCTTTAAGCAGGTAATTCCATGCCTGGATTACACTTAGACCATTTTCCAAATTCGTTCTCAAAACTTTCACAAGATTGAACATCCCAATCAGTTTTATAATCACCATTATTATCTTTGAAAATATTGACATGAATGAATGGTTTTTTTGCTTTAAAATCAGGTAGATCACAAATATGATCAACACCATGATTATTCTCAACATCATGATATGTGATACATCTATCAACCCATTTACAGTTGATGCAAATGCACATAATTAATAAATAAAATGAAAAGAAGCATTCCCAATGATCATACACTAATAATTGATGAATTAGAAACAAGTATAAAATTACATAATTTGAATTCTATATTAGGTTTTTTACCTAAAGGATCATATTTGGTAGGTGGATACATAAGGGATATTATTTTGGGAAGAGATAATGAAGAGGTAGATGTTGATATTGTGGTACCTTCAAATGCAATTGAAATTGGGAAAAAGATTGCAGAAAATATTGGATCAAAATTTATAATTTTAGATGAAAAAAGAGAAGTAATTAGAATTATTCTTAATCATATATATATAGATATTGCTAATCAGGTTTCATCTACGATTGAAGGAGATTTGTGCTCTAGGGACTTTTCGATTAATTCAATTGCTTTTTTATTTGATAAGAGGTGTTTATTTGATCCATTAAATGGCATTAAAGATATAGAGGATTCTATACTAAGAACAAATTCTGAAATAAATTTATTAAATGATCCTTTACGAATATTAAGATGTTTTCGATTTGTTTCAGAATTCAATTTTAAAATTGATCTTAATTTAATTACGTTTATTAAAAAAAATAAAGGGAAATTATTTCTTGTTGCTGAAGAGAGGATTAATTATGAAATACAGAAAATAGTACATGGGGCAAATGCTCTTTATGCGGCTATTTTGATAAGAAAAATTAATATATTTGGCCCTGCAAATTTATATGAAAATTCTTTTTTTTTGGATTTAAAGAAAATTAATTATGAAGAACTGAATCAGGAAGAAAAAAACAATTTTTTACCATTATTTTTTATTTCCCAAATTTTAAATGTTGAATATCTAGAGAAACTTAAATTTAGTAAAGCTGAGATAAAAAAAATAAAGTTACTTCGAAAATGGCACCTTTTTTTGAAGAACAAAAATATCAATCAGTTAAATGAAATAGATAGATTTAAATTACATCAAGAATTAGAAATGTTTCTTCCATCTTTTATTTTTTATTTACCTCAAAATCTGCACTTCGATTGGCTAAACAGATGGCGTAATAAAGAAGATAAATTATTTCATCCCTCAAATTTAATTAATGGTGATGTAATTAAAAAAAATTTGAAAATAGATAATGGTCCTATCTTAGGAGAGCTTTTAGAGTATCTTTCAAAGGAGCTTGCATTTAAAAGATTAAATAATTTTGATGAAGCTATTTATAAAGCAAAGCAATGGATTGAACAAAATGCGCCAAAATGTGATTAAATACACATAGCTTAGTTTTGTTTAAAAGTTCAGACTTCAAAACCATTTTTAAAATTTATGAGTATTCGTATTTACATTGGCAACTTACCACAAGGATTTAATTCAAAAGAATTTGATACACTTTTGAAATCAATTTCTGATTCGATTAGATTTAAAGCAGTTTTAGATAAGGAAACTAAGGAATGCAGAGGGTTTGGTTTCGCAACAGCAAATAATGAAGAGAATGCTAATTTATTAATTCAAAAATTAAATGGTTTTGAATTTAATGGTTCCAAACTAAGAGTCGAATTATCAGAAAAGAAAGATTCTGCATCAAATAAAAGAAATAGCGGAAACTTAAACAAGAATAAGAAGAGGAAAGATTTCAAGAAAATTGTGCATAGTGATGCACCTAATCTTGAGGCTCCCGATCCAAGATGGGCTGGAGAACTATCCAAATTAAAAGATTTGTTGGCTAATCAAAAGACGCCTGCTTAATTATTTAATTCGAGAAATTAAAAAAGATATTGGGATCTCAAAAGCTTTGACTGAATTTTTTACAAAAGCTCTGTTATTAAAGACATCATAATCTAGCTTTTCAATAGAATCTAATATTCCTCTATAGAGCCGTAAAGATGTCCAAACGGGCCACCTTGCGTCAGAAGATAACCACTTAATCCCATCTTCAGACT from Prochlorococcus marinus XMU1402 includes the following:
- a CDS encoding Ycf34 family protein, with translation MCICINCKWVDRCITYHDVENNHGVDHICDLPDFKAKKPFIHVNIFKDNNGDYKTDWDVQSCESFENEFGKWSKCNPGMELPA
- a CDS encoding molecular chaperone; this translates as MTNQLNQKENYITLVIHSTDNSFGFGYRKNNNLESDELFIKKFDNDLCNNLVHDLNKFISQEKLQKVNKVSVSLGPANFNASRLIVVLARTISQQINCPLDSFSSFEIMAKRIASKNNIFTKKQSFWIYKKLKRKGFIAGKYDICHNKKTSSDLVIRETVLPKVVKELESKELFFEAIYDDKKDLKELLDLSNKGLLNTNVNSWQKVLPLYPISPIN
- a CDS encoding RNA recognition motif domain-containing protein, which translates into the protein MSIRIYIGNLPQGFNSKEFDTLLKSISDSIRFKAVLDKETKECRGFGFATANNEENANLLIQKLNGFEFNGSKLRVELSEKKDSASNKRNSGNLNKNKKRKDFKKIVHSDAPNLEAPDPRWAGELSKLKDLLANQKTPA
- a CDS encoding CCA tRNA nucleotidyltransferase, with amino-acid sequence MKRSIPNDHTLIIDELETSIKLHNLNSILGFLPKGSYLVGGYIRDIILGRDNEEVDVDIVVPSNAIEIGKKIAENIGSKFIILDEKREVIRIILNHIYIDIANQVSSTIEGDLCSRDFSINSIAFLFDKRCLFDPLNGIKDIEDSILRTNSEINLLNDPLRILRCFRFVSEFNFKIDLNLITFIKKNKGKLFLVAEERINYEIQKIVHGANALYAAILIRKINIFGPANLYENSFFLDLKKINYEELNQEEKNNFLPLFFISQILNVEYLEKLKFSKAEIKKIKLLRKWHLFLKNKNINQLNEIDRFKLHQELEMFLPSFIFYLPQNLHFDWLNRWRNKEDKLFHPSNLINGDVIKKNLKIDNGPILGELLEYLSKELAFKRLNNFDEAIYKAKQWIEQNAPKCD
- a CDS encoding lysophospholipid acyltransferase family protein is translated as MKNDIFQKLIYQLVSKLFVLPIYKFVFKGHLIGRDNIPQKDSFIMVSNHGSLLDPPLLGHALGRNISFMAKAELFDIPFLGFIIKACGAYPVKRGIADKNTIKTACKKLSNDNCIGIFIDGTRQKNGRVNKPKQGAALLAFKNQKLLLPVAIVNSHKLIRFKFFIPLFTKIVIKVAKPVQPPQSSSRDDLNSVTIQLQDQINNLIG